Within Theileria orientalis strain Shintoku DNA, chromosome 4, complete genome, the genomic segment ttatttgtttgtatatttacgcatatatttataagtTATCTTGCATAAATGTACCTTAAGCCAGTTACAATTACTAACATACACAAACCGCAACGTAATCACTGTGGTATGCACACATAAATGAGCGCCATCAGGAGAAAAGGTGATTGAGAGTTCAGAGGACGAATACATCCTGGAGGCAGCCGAGAATCAGGGAATTGAGCTTCCGTACAGCTGCCGCGGAGGAAGCTGCTCCACATGTGCAGGTACGCATACCTAGCTTATGCCAACCGATTTAATGTATTAATGTGCTCTCAGCGGCCCTCGTAATCGGCGAAATTGACAACTGCGAGCAGAGCTACCTGAGCGACGAGCAGATTAAGCAGGGCTACTGCCTCCTCTGCACTAGCTACGCCAAGTCAGACTGCACAATTAAGACTcacaaggaggaggagctccacagggaggaggaggaacaGGGGAAAGAGAAGCAAGAGTGAAAGTGTAATATATTCTAAAGTGTTTGCCATAAATAATACTCTCTATATACAAGGAAATGACTCAACTCACTCATGTACCTCAGGCTATACAAATACGAATTGAAACAGAAGATTACTTCAATGGGATGAACCTTGAAGAGTGAGTAGCGCCAATTCCGGGCTTGCCGTGCCTCACAGGCTTGTAGGTTATGGAGAACTCGCCGAGATAGTAGCCGACCATCTCAGGCTTAATCTCGACGTTGATGTACTGCTTCCCGTTGTAAACACCAACTATGGAGCCAATCATCTCTGGGATTATGATCATGTCACGTAAGTGTGTTTTTACGGGTTCAGGCTTCTGGCCGTAGGGGACGTCCTTCTTGGCAGCTCTGAGCTTGTTGAGGAGGGTGATGGACTGCCTCTTAACacctaaatattaataaatatatataatatcaGCATTTTAAAGGTGAATCattgtttataatatataatacacagaAGAAACAGGAAAATTCAGGAATATCATTCCGTGTCGGGTTTGAAGAGCGAGTAAATAGCAAGTAGTAAACAAATGAAATTTCTaatgtgataaaaatttaccTCGGCTAAACCTTCTCCTCTGTCTGGCAGGAAGCAACTCTATCAACTGCTCAATTGGGAGTTCCATGAGCTTCTCCAATTCATACCCGCGATACTTAAAGGTCCTAAAGGTCCTCTTCTTAAGAATTTGAACTCCTTGATCCTCAGTCTATCATaatcattaatatattattataattggaaataataaatacatattataaaGTGAAAAGAGTAAATATCTGTgcttttaaatatatcgTATATGATTTAATTAAGAAGACTGATAAAATGATCAAAAACAtaccattttaaattataaatttcaaAGAAATCGTATTTAAACTGTTTGAAAACTAAATTCGCCAATGAAATTCTTAATATCAACTGAATTATTCATATTGGTCCCCACCCATATCCCCATCCTGTTAAATCTTGGATTCCTTTAATTATCAactattgtatattaatttataattaatttacacatacttGATTTATATCCTGTATATTAGAATTGTTTTATCACTCTCAAATTTTGTATCTTGAATACTTCACTGTACTTTATCACATTTTTTCTTTCGTTATAATAATCGGATACgattgttttattaaataagcAAACTCGTtttattgtgtatttttttataaaaatttaattttatcatcttcTCTACACTCTCTAACTTTTATAGCGTAAGAATCTAacttttaaacaaatattcaatacaatataaatatggaGTACAAATCACTTCTGGCCATTTtgtctattttttataaacttgCAAGTTCTGCAGCTGTTGAACCTGAAATCCAAGGCGGATCGCCTTGCTGCAAGTCTAAGATGGGTACGTTGTCCATTCCATACCGATTTTACTCAAATCTACGTTGACATATTAGCCGATAATGGTTTAATGATCATGTTTAGAAGCTCCTATGTGCCACGATATGGGATGCTCTGGCGTATTCGTCAATTCATACAAGCTCAGAATCATCTTTGACTGGTGGCTGTGCGAAAAGGTAAATTCATcgaatattttttatataacttCTGTTAACAACTACAAATAGCTCAACGAATactaatattatgttaGGGGTGGCAATACGCTCTCACACTAGTTGGCCTATTTGGATTCGCAGCCATGAGTCCCTGCCTTAAGGCATACAGAGAAATCATCAGAAACAAAGTCATCAAAACGTACATTTGCGACTGCCTCTTAACTCACTTTTTGCTGTTTGTGTTCGCCCTTGCTGTGTACATCTTGGACTTTCTATTGATGTTGATCGTCATGAGCTTCAACGTAGGGGTATTCTTCGCCATAACCACCGGTTACGCTCTGGGATACCTCGTCTCCGCAATGGCCTACGCTAATTACAAGTCCTCAAGCAGGTCGCAAAGCTTCTCCCAAATCAACGAGGACTGCTGTTAATcttttacatttataatcTAGTCTCCagtaatattatattaaattacatacTTGTAAGGATGTGCGTTTGAGTATTTAAGTGTGTTTTCACTTCAATATTGTATTTGTTGGCTTGTTGGAGTTCAATATAGTGTATATCATCTATTCACTAAgtaatttgtattataatggatcatttaattaaaattcttAAGATGAAACTGAcattgaatttaatttgtaaataaatacaactGGCTACAATTATGACTGACATATACAGGGTGCGTGAAGATTCCTTTAAAGTTGTGGGCGATAAGGTTAATTTGACACCAAGTGAGCATTTTAAGGgcaaaaatatgttaaagATACAAATAGATTCCAAAATTTCAAAGGAAATAACACCCGAaggtattttattaacttaATGTTACATATTggtgtatatacatattattaacCCATAGACCACAGTTAcattttgaaataaaccTCAAATAACTAATACTGTTTTCatatataatgtaattACTTAGATGTGCTGGAATccattaaaaaattgaagaaTCTGGAAGGAGAGAAGGTGATTCGAATCAAGGACAATGAGTACCTGGTTTCCCTCCTGAAAAGTGAGTCTGATGTGTTTATTCTAGGGGGCACAGTTAGTGAGAGTTTTAGCGCAGATGATGGCTATTTGGGCACAATTCATGTGTCGTCACTGCCTGCCAGATCAGCGTAGGAAGTATGACAGTTTACAGGCCTCATTCTCACAATGGCCAGTATCTATTACAGTCTGTACATTTGTTATGGTGTAATATACAGTTTTAACTAATGCTGGGCGTTTACGGCGTTTATTATTCGTCATGCCGCCATGCGGCCGTTCCCCCGGTTTATTATTGACGTACATGGGATGAAATCGGTTAAAACAGAGTCTTCTACAGTTCAAACACGGATTAATGTCGATTTTAGCAACTTTTAAgattatttttgtatttaatttataaaataacatctGTTTGTGTTCTGCACACAAGTGCGTAGACAATCAGCGTTTCTTCCAGAGTTGAGCCTTGTTCTGGGCTgtttcttctttttatcgcgtaatataaatttacattaaaccATTTCAGTTATTTTACCTGTTTGGATGTTGCAGTAGCCGTTGGTGTTGTCTTTTCTACTGTTGCTGATTGTGTGCCTTTATCATGAATTCAGAGGCACTCACCCTGGTCTCAAACTACGAGGACGAGCTCGTTAAAAGGCGCAACAGGGGACGCCTGGTTGTTACACTCGTACTGTGCTCAGTTCCCCTGCTGGACGCCTCCTTTGTCATATTCTGCCTTTGCCTAAACAAATTCTCGAGCCTTTTTGGGATGATCAACTGCTTTTGCATTTTCTACATCCTCGTCGCTATCGCAACCACCTTGACAGGCTACTACGGGGTCTTCAGGCAGAACCACTCTGCGCTGAGGACCTCCATTAACCTATTCACTCTCCAGAACCTTCTGATCCTGTTCATTTCTGGGAGTttgttcttcctctttttgAGCTTTAGGCACTTTTTCAACGAACACCACGCCCCTCGGTTCATGAAGTACTTCGAGACGCACCGCGGCTTCGGGattttcatcttcgttTTCAACATTTTAATGCGTCTCACGAACCTGTTTCTCACTTGGTACTGCGGAGAGCTGGAGGCTGCGTTCGAGGTTCTCAACCGTCTGAAGCACTTCAAGGATAAGGCCCCCAACGACAATGAGCACTTTCAGATTGACATCAAGGACGACTTTGAGCAGATTTACTAATTTCTTTGCCTTTTAATTACACGGTATTTGTTATCAATACTAGGTACTTGCTATTCACTATTCGGTATTCACTATTAGGTACTTTCATTTTACTAGTCAGTATGCGCTATTTAAACCTATATATTGAACTTGATATTAAATAGTAGACCATATTATCGTACATAACACTTCTCTATAGCGTATTTATTGAtctatttacttttgtaTAGTTACTGCCTAGCATATTCAGTTCAGTTTCACCTGAAAAAGGACCTGCTTACTGTGGTCGTGTTCTGAATGTTGGCCCTAAAAGGGTtgtagtgtgtatttttactcttttcTATGTGTTTCGTGTCCTTTTGCGCTCCTATAAAGTCCCCGAGGCTGAAAGTGATTTTGTTCTTTAGGTGTGTGAAGTACACTCCCACTATTTTAATAGTGTCGTTGTTGAAGTGGTGCAGGAGCAGGTACAGCTCGTGCAGAAACAGCGAGTCGTTGGGGCCGTTGGCGGCGGCGTGCGTGCTGATCTGATGCACCAGCTGATGGTGGTGCTTCTGCAGAAGCCGCAGGGCTATCACCAGCAGCGAGTTGCAGCAGGCAGTGTCAACTACCGTTGAAGTGGCCACCAGCCTCTTAATGAAGTACGACACCAGCTTGTTCGGCAACATTGAGCTGTTAAGTGCCCTTTCTACCAGGGACAGCAACACTACGCTCGAGCCGCTTGACAGATACTCGAAGTCTATCAGTCTGTCGAGTCGTTTGTAGAACCAGTCCAGTTCGTAGGGAGCCTGATTTTCACTGCCGCTTCTCGACTCAGCGACAAACGAAGCCACTACTTGATCCGTGAGGTTGTAGTAGAGTATTAGCTCAAACAGGCAGTTGAGGCTGTTGATCACCACGTCAGCGGCTCCTACTTTGCTACCGCCTTCTCCGCTGCCATCCCGGTTTATTTCCCACTCAAAGTCTTCCATATGACCCCTGGTACCGGTTGGGCATTCCACACTCGATAGTGTGTGCAGGAAATTTGCCACCTTGAGCGGACTGTAGATGTAGGGGAACGCCTTCGTCGGCAGACTCTCCAGTATTATCACCAGGTTCCTGGTGCTCACTCTGTATATCATTTGGTCCAATATCGCTTGCCATAGCTTTATGTAGTCGTTTCCGTACTCCTCTTCCTCAACGCTGTCAGAGCTGACGTTGCTGTCCTCGTCGCTGTTGACATAGCCGTCTTGGTCGTCGTCACTGTCATCGTCATAGCCACTACTCGCCTTGTTCCCCTTTTCAAATCCACTACTGGCATCATCCTTTTCTCCCGTTTCATCCGCGACATCAGCGTACGAAGTACTCTTTTGCGTCACCGGGTTCCTCAGTCCCAGGTCCTTTCTGGGTATTTTGAGCACTTCTGCCTTGCCTTGGTTTTTTCTGTACATCTCCGGCGTGTTCAACTTCGTCACGAAGATCAGGAACCTTTCTTCGAACCTTTCATCCAACTTCTTCTGCAAATCGTCTTCTAACTCGTGCTCACAGTCACTCTTCATCTCGATGTCTCCTCTCTCCACTTCTTCGTCCTTACTTGGAGCCCTATTCAAGAGCCTTTTAAGCGCACCTGTTCTATCCATGTGCTTTATCACATTGCTAAGACATTGCGGTAGGTTCAACGTGTGTCTGCTGTTCAGCAAATAGTGCTGTACTATGCCCAGGTGATAGTAGTTCCCGTAGAAAAGTGACAATAGGAACAGGTGCATAAATTCCGTAGATTTACGAGTGTTTTTGCCTGTTTTTGGAAAACTATCAGCACTCATATGACCGTTTTTACCATTCTTATTGCTGTTTTCATGTGTGATTGGCGATTCATACTCGTACTCCAGGAGGTCAACTAGCCTATCCAAACTTGCCTCAAAGTGTTTTTCATCCTGTAGAAGttctaataaatataataccACAAAGTTTAATAgccttttaaaattttttttattgttcAAACCGGAGTCAGTTTTATCCTTTTCAGCCCCTTTTACTGTTTCTAAACTCGGCGATTTACGTTGCACATCTGCAAATCTTATAAAAGATTCCACATCAAATCTCactttatatatatttattagtgGGATTAGCTTCTCAAATAACTCATCTAGGACCAAATTGATGTCAGAATCTCCATTTTTTAGGTTATTTAACAAGTTGCAACatttattcaatatttttgtggaatccatatttttattaatttattcaacaatggttatttatttaaaacaaaacacTCCGTATATTtctataatatttacaGAATTGcaacaaacacaaattATACACCATCTACTTAAAGTAAACAGATACGTGATTCTGTAtcattttacatatttattcaacAATTTTGTGGAAAATTTATAGCATCATTTTTTCAATCTATTATAACAACTTCCTCAACTACTGACGGGATTTTCCGATTGGGACCTGCTTCTCTGCCTGACTGGGGCCTCCTCCTGCCTTTTCTCCTTACGGTACTCACACATTTCTTTGTTGGCTTTGCATTGGGTTTATTTCCATTCACGTTTCTTTTTCGTCCCCTTGTTGGCTGCTTCGGTGTTTTTTTCTCCGACTCGTCTTCCTTTGGTGGGAACCTCA encodes:
- a CDS encoding ferredoxin, with the protein product MANLQGFKFLYACLGCILAFIRGVSGISSHRWTHSAFLIAPTNFHFKSHSNLCKRQQNNQLDDTDLFKELNSRDRHGRLRLRHAIRLILPEGEKVIESSEDEYILEAAENQGIELPYSCRGGSCSTCAAALVIGEIDNCEQSYLSDEQIKQGYCLLCTSYAKSDCTIKTHKEEELHREEEEQGKEKQE
- a CDS encoding 40S ribosomal protein S15 — its product is MTEDQGVQILKKRTFRTFKYRGYELEKLMELPIEQLIELLPARQRRRFSRGVKRQSITLLNKLRAAKKDVPYGQKPEPVKTHLRDMIIIPEMIGSIVGVYNGKQYINVEIKPEMVGYYLGEFSITYKPVRHGKPGIGATHSSRFIPLK
- a CDS encoding surface protein; amino-acid sequence: MEYKSLLAILSIFYKLASSAAVEPEIQGGSPCCKSKMEAPMCHDMGCSGVFVNSYKLRIIFDWWLCEKGWQYALTLVGLFGFAAMSPCLKAYREIIRNKVIKTYICDCLLTHFLLFVFALAVYILDFLLMLIVMSFNVGVFFAITTGYALGYLVSAMAYANYKSSSRSQSFSQINEDCC